From the Glandiceps talaboti chromosome 12, keGlaTala1.1, whole genome shotgun sequence genome, one window contains:
- the LOC144443846 gene encoding protein misato homolog 1-like, translated as MGSSYREVITLQCGHFSNFIGTHWWNIQESAFCYDPVGSNAKPKQINSNILFREGLTLTGEVTYTPRLVAIDLKGSLNTLKPEGVLYDVPLHEEELHWTSDVTLHKCNAVGKNQFLKDLEKLDAAGGGGDDDDGSQGSQEKADIVEPEQLDVSEIGESLDVTKKIYDLDHQINVWSDYLRIHLHPKTVAVVQEYSHDSESEPFDVFTYGQQVMGNTRTIDDIEDRLRFFTEESDSLQGFQVLVDTYDGFSGMGCKLLEQLMDEFSTKSVFTLGVCPSHFPSSSQVEDSQRIINSMLSYDKLCSNSSLFTPLSLATSLWRKPGPAVNFPHLIYDASMWYHNSAVLAMALETATLPYRLENNAVNISTITDTLAAMGRKAAALSVSSPVPLSDNSSLADMFSNYIDVFPWQSVTPYCSQASPFNSFAQTVALRGIPKDLLKSPSSEEHMVDNQLQTCNSVDDMLKMYLTAVFSTTLNSGVCVDEPCKTVTPFPHIFHPKVGGSGLVRSTNRPSKVVVESVPMMTALQSTSCMQNLLNSLYKEGKKLNIKKFHQYLDSGLEVDDYTESLCNLQELSECYQSDVS; from the exons GAGTCAGCCTTCTGCTATGACCCAGTTGGTTCTAACGCTAAACCAAAGcagataaattcaaatattctCTTCCGCGAAGGTCTGACTTTGACA GGAGAAGTGACATATACTCCTAGATTGGTTGCCATTGATCTCAAGGGAAGTCTGAATACACTTAAACCAGAAGGTGTACTATATGATGTACCACTACATGAAGAAGAACTCCACTG gacAAGTGATGTAACATTGCACAAGTGTAATGCAGTAGGCAAGAATCAATTTCTAAAAGACTTGGAGAAGTTAGAT gctgctggtggtggtggtgatgacgatgatggcTCCCAAGGATCCCAGGAGAAGGCAGATATTGTAGAACCAGAACAATTAGATGTGTCTGAGATTGGAGAATCTTTAGATGTAACCAAGAAGATTTATGATCTAGACCATCAAATCAATGTATGGTCTGACTATCTGAGAATTCATTTACATCCTAAAACTGTAGCAGTTGTACAGGAATACAGTCATGACAG TGAGAGTGAACCATTTGATGTATTTACCTATGGTCAGCAAGTGATGGGAAATACTCGGACTATAGATGACATAGAAGACAGACTTAGATTCTTTACTGAGGAATCAGACTCACTACAG GGTTTTCAAGTCTTAGTGGATACATATGATGGGTTTTCTGGTATGGGATGTAAGTTACTAGAGCAACTGATGGATGAATTTAGTACAAAGAGTGTCTTTACTCTTGGAGTGTGTCCATCACACTTTCCATCCAGT TCTCAGGTAGAAGATAGTCAACGTATCATCAACAGTATGTTGTCATATGATAAACTGTGTAGCAACAGTTCATTATTTACACCACTGTCTTTAGCTACTTCACTGTGGAGAAAACCTGGTCCAGCTGTCAACTTTCCCCATCTTATTTATGAT GCTTCTATGTGGTACCACAACAGTGCAGTTCTTGCCATGGCTTTGGAAACTGCCACTTTACCCTACAGACTAGAAAATAATGCAGTCAATATCAGTACAATTACAGATACACTAGCAGCTATGGGGAGAAAG GCTGCTGCATTGTCAGTTTCATCACCTGTACCGTTATCAGATAACTCCTCATTGGCTGATATGTTTAGTAATTATATTGAcgtgtttccatggcaatctGTGACACCTTACTGCAGCCAAGCATCACCATTCAATAGTTTTGCTCAAACTGTTGCTCTCAGAGGAATTCCAAAGGACCTTCTCAAGAG TCCATCTTCTGAAGAACATATGGTTGATAATCAACTACAGACATGTAACAGTGTTGATGACATGCTAAAAATGTACTTAACAGCTGTATTCTCAACAACTCTCAA TTCAGGTGTGTGCGTAGATGAACCATGTAAGACAGTGACACCATTCCCACACATATTTCACCCCAAGGTTGGTGGCAGTGGTTTAGTACGTAGTACAAACAGACCTAGTAAAGTAG TTGTAGAGAGTGTACCTATGATGACAGCCCTACAGTCAACATCCTGTATGCAAAACTTACTGAATTCACTTTACAAAGAAGGCAAGAAACTGAACATCAAGAAATTCCACCAGTACTTAGACAGTGGACTAGAAGTTGATGACTATACAGAGAGTCTTTGTAATCTCCAGGAACTGTCAGAATGTTACCAAAGTGATGTGTCATAA